From the genome of Streptomyces sp. NBC_01267:
TCCCGGGGGGCCCGCACGCCCTCCCAGACCGGGCGCGGTCGGCACTCAGCCGGCAGCCGACCGCGAGTGACGAAGGAGCAGAGCTGATGGCGGGGAAGCGGAAGAACAACCCGGCGGGGTCGACGAACAACTACCGCGGCGACGTGCTGCGCGTGCTCGGAGCGCTGAAGGTGGCCACAGCCGATCAGATCCAGCGGATCGGCGCACCGCACCTGACCCACCGGCACGCCGACAAGGAGACCCCGTCGAAACGGAAGCAGGCCCGCACCGCCTCGCACACCGGCGCACTCTCCGACATGCGCAAGCACGGCCTCTCCGAAAACGGCGGCTCCACCGACACGGGGGAGACGCTGCGGAACCTGACCCTCAAGGGCCTGGAAGCCGCCTCCTACGAGATGCAGCGCCCGATAACGGAGATGGGCTCCACCGCACGCGGCGCGGGCTCCTCCGGCGCCTCCCACCCCATGTCCGTCAACGAGACCGTCATCGCGATGCTGCGCCCGAAGCCGAACATGGCCCGGCTCGCCGATGACCTGCCCGAGGTCCGGGCCGCCGCCCAGGCCGACGTCGACACACCGGCCGGAGTCGGCACGATCGCCTCGTACTGGACCGAGGTCCCGCTGCCCGCCACCGGCACCTGGAACGCACCCGGCAAGGGCGGCGCCCAGGCCGACGTTGTCCTCACCGCTCCGCAGGACGGGATGCCGCTGCTGTTCATCGAGGTCGACAACTGCCACGAGACCCCAGAGGAACTCGCCGCCAAGCTGGAGAAGTACGCCCGGTTCTTCCGGCGGAAGGTGAAGGACACCGACGGCAAGGAGCGCCCGATGTGGCGCACCCGCTGGACGGTTCCCGAGGGCCGGTACGGCGATGCGCCGCATCCGCCCGTGCTGCTGGTGTTCAACCGGATCGGCGAGCGCAACTCCAACCGCACCGTCCCGCGCTTGATGGAGCTCACCCGGCACCTGTGGCAGGGAGAGCGGCAGCGCGATCACCATCTCTACGACGGACGGATCCCGATCATCGCGACCGGGCTGAAGAACCTCAGCGAGCACGGCCCGACCGGCCCGGTCTTCCTCCGCTTCGGCCGCGACCACATGCAGCCCCTGCGGGAGGCGATCGGCAACGCCCGCCGCGAGGCCGCCGACACCCGCGCCCGGGAAGAGACCGCGCGCGCTCAGAAGGAGCACCAGGCGAAGGTGCAGCGCGCGGCGCAGGAGCAGGCCGCGAAGAAGGCAGCCGAGCGTGAGGCGCGCCGTCCGGTGTGCGCCGACTGCGGGGCGAAGTTCACCGACGAGCGGTGGGAAGCGGCACAGGCGACGGACTGGGGCACCCCGAAGGACTCCCACCCGCAGCTGTGCGACGGCTGCAAGCAGAAGGCCGGCGCCGTCGTCAGCCCAGCGGCTGATACCCAGGAGCGCCAGGAGCCGGTACGCGGCGAGGCAGGGCCGGACGACTTCTGGAACACCCCCCAGCGCCCCGTCTGCACCGAATGCGGTGCCGCGTTTACTGACGAACGATGGAAGGCGACCGCGCGCGTCGGCTGGAACCATTCCCCAGCGAAGCGCCCGTCTCTGTGCGGGGACTGCGACCGGCGGTTCGAGTCCGACTTGGAGCAGACCTGGGGTGTGGATCACCGGCAGGAGCAGCGCGACCAGGAGCAGGACCAGGCCGCGCCCAAGCAGAAGGCCACCGGCTGGTTCTCCCGCCTGCGTGGCTGAGCCGGGCAAGCCGCTGGCGGGCGCGGGCAAGCCCAAGGACACCTTGGGCAAGCCTCGCCGTCGGCGGCGGCGAGACGATGGGTACACACGTACCGGGCCCCGGCTGTCGGCGGTGGCTGCAAGGCTGGTGCGCATGGACAGGGATGAGGAGTTGCTGCGCGGCCGGGTCTACGGCACCGACCACGACCACCCGGGGCCGCTGCCTCACCGCGACTACGCCGAACTGGTCGGCGGTCCGCTGGATGGCCTGCTGCTCGACATCACCGGCTGGACAGCGGACGAGATCCAGACCGGCGTCGCGCTGATGACCGAGCTCGGGCAGTTCGGCGCCGGCGGCCGCGCTCTGTACGACCCGCGTCCCGGCGAGCGGAACCGCTGGGACTGGTCCGGCGACACGCCCTGACCGCATCACCGGCAGGTGGGGTGTAGCGCAGACCTGTGTGGTGCCGCGAGGATGGGCGGAACACAGGCAGAGGCGGGGGCGCAGATGGAAAGTTTCTTTGAGCGGGTGGGGCGTATCTGGCCGGTGGGTCGCCGTGACCTTCACTGGCACATCCTGCCGACCCCAGATGAAGCTGGCGTGCTGGCCACGTCGTATCAGGGACTCGCCACGAAGGGGCTGCAGAGCGTGCCGCCGGAGTGGATGCACTGCACGCTGATGCACGCCGTCGGCCTGGACCGCTCCGACATCGACCTGGACGTGCTCCTCAAGGACGTTGCGAGCTTCGCGCAGAAGGTACGACCCTTCAACCTCACGTTCGACCGGCCCGCCGTGGGCAACTTCGCTGTGGAGATCAGCGGATGGCCCGGACGGCCGTTCACGCAGCTCGTGGATGGCCTGACCGAGGCGATGGTCCGCACCGGCGGCGCCGTCACGGCCGCGCCGAGCCGCTTCCCTCATCTGTCCGTGGCCTACGCCTCGGACGGTGCTGAGAGTATCGACGCCGTCAGCCTCAAGGCGGCGTTGGCGGACATTGAGCAGCCGCTGTCCGCAACCGTGGTCGCCGACAGACTGCACCTCGTTGAGCAGTGGCACGACGGCGCGCACATCATGTGGAAACCCGTCGCGGCGGTGCCTCTCGCGGGGGTGACCGGATGACCGGCTTTCCTGGTCCGCGGCCGATGCACGGCGACGAGGTGCGGCTCACCACCAACACGGCCTCGGCGACGTTCACCGGGAACGTCATCTCGCAGGGTGTCCTCCGCGATGGCAGGGGGTTCGTTGAGCTCACCCTGCCCGACGTCGACCCGCAGCAGCGGCGGGAGGTTGAGTGGGCCAAGCGATTCCAGTACGAGCTGTACCGCAGTGGCGCATTGCTCTACTCCTCTCCACCTCTGACCCTCAGCGAGACCCGGCGGACAAGCGACGGCTCCCTCGTAATCGCCGGATCCCCCTGAACGATGCGGGATAACGCTGCCGCCCCCTGAGCCCCGGCTGACTCGCCCGTCGAACCGGACCGGGGCACGCTGGGAGGCGTGACCAGCGCACCGATCGTCGTACACCGGCCCTCCCGTACGGGCGGCCGGAGAGTCACGGTGCACAGCAGTGGCCGGGACGAGATCCTCGGCACCGCATACAGCGACCACGACCTGGTCGTGTTCCTCGAAGGCGCCGGCGTTGCCGACCCGGACGCCATCTTGGACGACCCGCAGTGCGTGGAGTGGCGCGGCGGCCCCGCCCACCAGTTCAGCGCCGCCTGACGATCGAGCGGTGCGGGGAGAGACCTCGCCGGGGACCCAGGATGTTGACTCAACGATCTCCGCGAGGGGCTCGGGCTTCGAGCTCGTCGATGATGCTCGCCCAGATTTCGGTTGCCTGGGCCGGCACTTTCGCCTGCGCATCCTTCATGGCCGTAAGGATCTCGACTTGCTTGTGCTGGAAAGTGAGCGACCACGAAGCCGCCGCCAGCAGGGTAGAGAGCTCAGAGAGGACACGCTCGGGCTCGGAATGATGTTGCAGCAGTTCGGCTACACAGTCCGCGCTGGCTGCAGCGTATGCATGCGCTTGCCCGTCCTCGTTGACGAACAGCCCCTGCACCACTCCTTCCCGGTAGGCATCCGGCCACTGTTCCGGCTGGTTCGCACACGCACGGATACCTTCCACGCGGACATTGTTCGTCTCGTTCGCTGCTCTTTGCCCGACGGCAACACCCAGACGATGCTGCTCAGACTTCTCGAGCCTGGGGACGTTAGCTGCCTCCAGCCGAGCCGCGAGATCGCCCCCATAGAAGACAGTGCCGCTCTGTAGATCAGACACCAGCGGCGATACCGCGCCCAGGAGCACGGTTTGAAGCCGGCTCAACGCCCATCGCGTCCACAGCAGCGCTGCATGGACGGCTGCCTCGGCAACCTCGTCCGTGATGCCGTGCACGACCGCGCGACCATGCCCAGTTCCGTAGGCATTGCGCAGCTCACGCAACTGGCCAGCCATCTTCTTCGCTGCGTCAGGTATCTGCCGCAACGGATGATTCCCTGGCACTGCCGGCCCGATGACATGCTCGATGACCCGATGCGCCAACCCCAGCACCTTGTCGTACTCGTCGCCGTCAGCGACCACGCGTCCATAGGAAACGAGCGTGACGCGAGCAACGCTCTCGACCAGCTCCTTCGCCGATCCGACGATCAACGGTCGGTCGTCGGAGGTAACGGCAGCCGACAAGCGACCATAAGCGTCGCTGATTGCTTCCCACTGATCGTCCTGAACCCACTCAGCCCGAGGTAGGGGCTCCTGCACCAGGTGTCTTATCACTACGTGATTCTCTCCCTCCCCACTGCGTCCTGCGGGTGCTGACTGATTTGCTGTATATCCCGCTGTGGGGCCGGACAGGAACACGCTGTCCGGCCCCACATCTTGTTCCGCCTGCTCAGCGGCTCAGGCGGATACGTGGCCCCCACGCGAACTCGAGGTCGTCCAGCAGCACGGTCTCCTCTTCCTTCTCCCACCGGCCGCGCAGGAGGAACGGGTTGGTCTCCATCCGCTCCAGGATGACCAGGGTCTCGGGCTGCCCGATCAGCGCGTACCGGCCGTGCGATGCGGGCCTGCTGCCCGGCCCGTACGCGCGCAGCAGTTCCTCCAGGCGGGCGCGGTGCTGCTCCACGAACGCTTCCAGGCGCTCGATGTACCCCTCGCGTTCCTCGGTGCGCACCGTGCTGAGCGCCACGTCCAGGAACTCGCCGTCCGGCCAGTGGCGCGTCCCCGGCGCGGCCAGGGCCCACGGGAAGCGTTCCGCCGCCGTCAGGACGTCCCTCGCGTCCAGCGCCACGGGCGGGGCCGGGGCGGGCGGGGCCAGCTCCTGGCCGTACGCGTTGGCGTCGTGCTGCTCGATGCTCACGTGGTGCCTCCCTCTTCTGTGCGGGCGCGGTAGGCGACCCAATCCGGATCGTGTACGGGCGCCGGCACCGGGGTGTCGGCGGCCGGGGCGCGCATGATGCGCCAGCTGGTGCGCGGCGCGGTGACGACGTGGACCAGGACGACGACGGCCTGCCGTACGGAGCCGCCCCGGACCCACGTCCCGGTGAAGCGGACCTGATCGGCTGCCCAGTCGCCCGCACGCCGCCAGGGGCGAAGGCGTCCGAGCAGATAGCCGGCCGCGAGCGCGGCGGTCGCGGTGACGACGATGCCCATCACGACCACCGCATCCCGACCTCGGACAGCTGCTCCATCCGCTCCGAGGTCAGCGCGGCGGCCCTGCTCCGCTGGTTGTTGACCCACGCCCCCAAGCGGTACTGGTCCTCCCGGCCGTCCTCGGAGAGCACGGTCTCCACGTGCTTGCGCGGGACCGTGAGGTGGCCCTCGCGCTCGAAGTACTGCCGGGCGGCCGCGAGGTTGGCGGTCCACTTGTCGGCCTGCGTACGGGGCCGCTGCGGCTTCTCGTCCTCGGTGGCGGGCTCGATCCCGAGGACCTGCTCGCACATCCACTGCTGCACGCCGGTGAGCTGGTCCCACCCATTCCGCACCGACTGCACCCACCGCCCGAGGTCTTCGCCCTGGCGCAGGACCTCGCCCGCCTCGGTGGGCAGCGCCTCACCAGCGTCCAGGTGCAGCCGGACCAGGTGGAAGGACCGCTGCCACGTCACCGGCCACGACGGGCACCAAGAGGCGTCGATCTCCTCCAGCTGCTCGCGCCGGGTGTCCGACAGCGCCCCGGCCGACGACTCCACCGGCAGCCCCTCCGCACGACGCTGCTCGTTCTGCTGTGCCTTGCGGGCGGCGGCCCGCGCGTTCTTCAGCCAGATGCCCACCGCCGCGCCCTGGAAGGTGGCGTCCAGCGGCGCCAGGAGGTGCCCGTTCTCCTCGGCCCACCCGCGCGCGGCGGCCAGGCCCTCCGCCCATGCGACGTCGAAGTGGGACCAGATCATGCCGAGCTTCTCCAGCTGGGTGACGCGGTCCTCGTCCATGTCCCCGCGGGCGTAGAACCTCCTGGCGTCGGCGGTCCACTGCCCGAGAGGGAACCCGGCGAGCGAGGCCGGCCACACCGCGGCTTCCGCCTCTTGGCCGTCGACGGCGGGCACGCGGAACGTGAACGGCACCTTCAGGTCGCCGTGCTCGCGGGCGTAGATCACGGCCGCCTCCACGCCGCGCCGCCAGTGCTCGTGCTCGGGGTTGAGGACGCGCAGGTTGATGAACGCCGCGAGGGCGGCCGGGTCGCGGGGCGTACTGAACTTCAGGAGGGCCTTGGCGGGGGCGCTGACGCCTCCGGAGCCGTCCCCGCTCCCGTTGCTGCTCTTCCCGCTCTCGTCCTTCGCTACGGGCTTGTAGGCGCTCGGCACCTGTTGCTCCGCGAGGGTCTCCACGATCCTCGCATCGTGAGCCCGCAGCGCCTCCAGCAGCTTCGCCAGCCCGCCGAACGCCCGGGAGGTGAGCATGTTGTCGGCCGTCTCGCCCGGCCCGAGCAGTACCGGCACCACGAGCGAGGCCATCTTGCCCTCGCCCGGCTGCATCCGCAGGGCCCGGCCCACGGCCTGGACCAGGTCGGGCATGGAGCCGCGCACATCCGCCCAGTACACGGAGTCGCAGTGCTTGGTGTCGACGCCCTCGCCCAGGACCTTCACCGAGCACAGGAAGCACTTCTCCACCACGGTGCCGTCCGTGGCGATCCCGTCGGCGAACTCGCCCAGCAGCCGGCGCCGGTGGAGCGGCTTGTGGTCGCCGCACAGCCAGTCCGCCCAGATGGTCTTGGGGTAGAGCTCGGGGTCGCTGGCGTGCAGCTGCGCGGCGACGTCGGGGAGGCCGGCCGCGAACGCTTCGGCCTCCTTCACCATGTGGTGGAAGACCAGCGTGCGGCGGAACCCCTCCTCCGAGGACGCCTTCACCAG
Proteins encoded in this window:
- a CDS encoding abortive infection family protein — translated: MSAAVTSDDRPLIVGSAKELVESVARVTLVSYGRVVADGDEYDKVLGLAHRVIEHVIGPAVPGNHPLRQIPDAAKKMAGQLRELRNAYGTGHGRAVVHGITDEVAEAAVHAALLWTRWALSRLQTVLLGAVSPLVSDLQSGTVFYGGDLAARLEAANVPRLEKSEQHRLGVAVGQRAANETNNVRVEGIRACANQPEQWPDAYREGVVQGLFVNEDGQAHAYAAASADCVAELLQHHSEPERVLSELSTLLAAASWSLTFQHKQVEILTAMKDAQAKVPAQATEIWASIIDELEARAPRGDR
- a CDS encoding replication-relaxation family protein; the protein is MAGKRKNNPAGSTNNYRGDVLRVLGALKVATADQIQRIGAPHLTHRHADKETPSKRKQARTASHTGALSDMRKHGLSENGGSTDTGETLRNLTLKGLEAASYEMQRPITEMGSTARGAGSSGASHPMSVNETVIAMLRPKPNMARLADDLPEVRAAAQADVDTPAGVGTIASYWTEVPLPATGTWNAPGKGGAQADVVLTAPQDGMPLLFIEVDNCHETPEELAAKLEKYARFFRRKVKDTDGKERPMWRTRWTVPEGRYGDAPHPPVLLVFNRIGERNSNRTVPRLMELTRHLWQGERQRDHHLYDGRIPIIATGLKNLSEHGPTGPVFLRFGRDHMQPLREAIGNARREAADTRAREETARAQKEHQAKVQRAAQEQAAKKAAEREARRPVCADCGAKFTDERWEAAQATDWGTPKDSHPQLCDGCKQKAGAVVSPAADTQERQEPVRGEAGPDDFWNTPQRPVCTECGAAFTDERWKATARVGWNHSPAKRPSLCGDCDRRFESDLEQTWGVDHRQEQRDQEQDQAAPKQKATGWFSRLRG
- a CDS encoding DEAD/DEAH box helicase, which codes for MSTTNRIDQREAAQREAIDAVLRALELPARSLVPERGLRTQVIMATGSGKTRVAVRSAEELHAGRVLVLVPSLDLLAQTESAWREGGRRGPMIGVSSLRGEEVSFPNTTDVDELVEWTRGLDKVTVYATYASLGLGTLERAHAAGLSAWDLIVVDEAHRVSGRIGKPWAVIHDNTRIPALRRLYMTATPRLWQLGDEDEAGAPGELVASMEDDPEGPFGSRAFTLTLSEAIDRGICAPYQVVCVDVTDTALQAAQLLGAEGRSAEVRGARLAALQTALVKASSEEGFRRTLVFHHMVKEAEAFAAGLPDVAAQLHASDPELYPKTIWADWLCGDHKPLHRRRLLGEFADGIATDGTVVEKCFLCSVKVLGEGVDTKHCDSVYWADVRGSMPDLVQAVGRALRMQPGEGKMASLVVPVLLGPGETADNMLTSRAFGGLAKLLEALRAHDARIVETLAEQQVPSAYKPVAKDESGKSSNGSGDGSGGVSAPAKALLKFSTPRDPAALAAFINLRVLNPEHEHWRRGVEAAVIYAREHGDLKVPFTFRVPAVDGQEAEAAVWPASLAGFPLGQWTADARRFYARGDMDEDRVTQLEKLGMIWSHFDVAWAEGLAAARGWAEENGHLLAPLDATFQGAAVGIWLKNARAAARKAQQNEQRRAEGLPVESSAGALSDTRREQLEEIDASWCPSWPVTWQRSFHLVRLHLDAGEALPTEAGEVLRQGEDLGRWVQSVRNGWDQLTGVQQWMCEQVLGIEPATEDEKPQRPRTQADKWTANLAAARQYFEREGHLTVPRKHVETVLSEDGREDQYRLGAWVNNQRSRAAALTSERMEQLSEVGMRWS
- a CDS encoding 2'-5' RNA ligase family protein, coding for MGGTQAEAGAQMESFFERVGRIWPVGRRDLHWHILPTPDEAGVLATSYQGLATKGLQSVPPEWMHCTLMHAVGLDRSDIDLDVLLKDVASFAQKVRPFNLTFDRPAVGNFAVEISGWPGRPFTQLVDGLTEAMVRTGGAVTAAPSRFPHLSVAYASDGAESIDAVSLKAALADIEQPLSATVVADRLHLVEQWHDGAHIMWKPVAAVPLAGVTG